A single window of Quadrisphaera setariae DNA harbors:
- a CDS encoding SDR family oxidoreductase has product MTTAKIAVTGSSGAVGGRVARLLAARLGSGDPPLRLLVRDASRAPSLTSPAGPAEVAVAPYDDGDAARRALAGVDVLFMVSGAEAPDRVDQHRTFLDAAADAGVRHVVYTSFLGAAPDAVFTLARDHHATEQHLAAARARTGMAWTALRDGLYADFLPAMVGDDGVLRGPAGEGRVAAVAQDDVADAAVAVLMPAARGPLDGTGEHAGRAYDLTGPEALTLHEVAETVARVTGRPARYQPETLEEAFASRAAYGAPDWQVAAWVSTYTAIAAGQLDTVSSAVEELTGHPARSLEQVLRRS; this is encoded by the coding sequence GTGACGACCGCGAAGATCGCCGTGACCGGCTCCTCGGGGGCCGTGGGCGGCCGGGTGGCCCGGCTCCTGGCCGCACGGCTGGGCAGCGGGGACCCGCCGCTGCGGCTGCTCGTGCGGGACGCCTCCCGCGCGCCGTCCCTGACCAGCCCCGCCGGACCGGCCGAGGTGGCGGTGGCGCCCTACGACGACGGCGACGCGGCCCGCCGGGCCCTCGCCGGCGTGGACGTGCTGTTCATGGTGTCGGGGGCGGAGGCCCCGGACCGGGTCGACCAGCACCGCACCTTCCTCGACGCGGCCGCCGACGCCGGGGTGCGCCACGTCGTCTACACCTCCTTCCTCGGTGCCGCACCGGACGCCGTCTTCACCCTCGCCCGCGACCACCACGCCACCGAGCAGCACCTGGCGGCCGCCCGGGCGCGGACGGGCATGGCGTGGACGGCCCTGCGCGACGGCCTCTACGCCGACTTCCTGCCCGCGATGGTCGGCGACGACGGCGTGCTGCGCGGCCCGGCGGGCGAGGGCCGCGTGGCGGCCGTGGCGCAGGACGACGTCGCGGACGCCGCCGTCGCCGTCCTGATGCCAGCCGCCCGCGGCCCGCTCGACGGCACGGGCGAGCACGCCGGTCGCGCCTACGACCTCACCGGCCCGGAGGCCCTCACGCTGCACGAGGTGGCCGAGACCGTCGCCCGCGTGACGGGCCGCCCGGCGCGCTACCAGCCGGAGACCCTCGAGGAGGCCTTCGCCTCGCGCGCCGCCTACGGGGCGCCGGACTGGCAGGTCGCGGCGTGGGTCTCGACCTACACGGCCATCGCGGCGGGACAGCTCGACACCGTCAGCTCCGCCGTGGAAGAGCTCACCGGGCATCCCGCTCGGTCGCTGGAGCAGGTCCTCAGGAGGTCGTGA
- a CDS encoding SDR family oxidoreductase, protein MAGRAWITGGGSGVGAACALSLAAVGYEVVVSGRRGDRLEAVAAAVRATGGAASALPLDVADAEAVAAAGRLLEDSGGVDVLVAAAGANSRRRHWDDLDLPALDAIVAANLTGLAHCAAAVVPGMHDRGDGLVVVVSSRAAVRTSPGAGAAYRMSKSGAGGLVASLNDDLAGTGVRATHLCPGDIATDFVEARPTAPDEEERSVMLTPDDVARVVAFIATTPARVRIDELVVSPSATP, encoded by the coding sequence GTGGCGGGACGCGCGTGGATCACCGGTGGCGGGTCGGGTGTCGGGGCGGCGTGCGCGCTGTCGCTGGCGGCCGTCGGCTACGAGGTGGTCGTGTCCGGGCGCCGAGGCGACCGGCTCGAGGCCGTCGCCGCTGCGGTCCGCGCGACCGGCGGCGCCGCGAGCGCCCTGCCGCTGGACGTCGCCGACGCCGAGGCCGTGGCCGCAGCCGGGCGGCTCCTGGAGGACTCCGGCGGCGTGGACGTGCTGGTGGCCGCCGCGGGGGCGAACTCCCGCCGCCGCCACTGGGACGACCTCGACCTGCCCGCGCTGGACGCGATCGTGGCGGCCAACCTCACCGGGCTCGCGCACTGCGCCGCCGCGGTGGTGCCCGGCATGCACGACCGCGGGGACGGGCTCGTCGTCGTGGTGAGCTCGCGGGCCGCGGTGCGCACGTCCCCCGGGGCGGGAGCGGCGTACCGGATGAGCAAGTCCGGCGCGGGCGGGCTGGTGGCGAGCCTCAACGACGACCTCGCCGGCACGGGGGTCCGCGCGACGCACCTGTGCCCCGGCGACATCGCCACCGACTTCGTCGAGGCGCGGCCCACCGCGCCCGACGAGGAGGAGCGCTCGGTGATGCTCACCCCCGACGACGTGGCGCGGGTGGTCGCCTTCATCGCGACCACGCCGGCGCGGGTGCGCATCGACGAGCTGGTGGTCTCCCCCAGCGCGACTCCCTGA
- a CDS encoding GNAT family N-acetyltransferase, producing the protein MRHALRLEELVVGRRVVVRHRLPDGAASDALGELVAADAERLVVATRRGEVVVARRDVLAAKGVPPAPSRAARTGAAQVGAETLELVAAEHWRPGEREDLGAWRLRAADGFTGRANSALAVGDPGCDLDSALTRVREFYAARGLEAVVAAPTGDLTAELQRRGWTVRTPTLVMTADLPTGGGSASGIALDAGVVLDDEPDDAWLAAYQGRGPVGQAGRQVLLSADEQVFASVRERSVGRDAGGEVLAVARGSLSAHPEGAWLGLSAVETSPAHRRRGLALRVTGALLAWGAQRGARAAFLQVAVSNTAARALYERAGFTAHHEYRYLVAPS; encoded by the coding sequence GTGAGGCACGCACTGCGCCTCGAGGAGCTGGTGGTCGGGCGGCGGGTGGTCGTCCGGCACCGCCTGCCCGACGGAGCGGCCTCCGACGCGCTGGGGGAGCTGGTGGCGGCCGACGCCGAGCGCCTCGTGGTGGCCACGCGCCGTGGTGAGGTGGTGGTCGCGCGCCGCGACGTGCTGGCGGCCAAGGGCGTGCCGCCCGCCCCGAGCCGCGCTGCTCGGACCGGTGCTGCTCAGGTCGGTGCGGAGACGCTCGAGCTGGTGGCCGCCGAGCACTGGCGGCCCGGGGAGCGCGAGGACCTCGGCGCGTGGCGGCTGCGGGCGGCGGACGGCTTCACCGGGCGGGCCAACTCCGCCCTGGCCGTCGGTGACCCCGGCTGCGACCTCGACAGCGCGCTCACGCGGGTCCGGGAGTTCTACGCCGCGCGCGGCCTGGAGGCCGTCGTCGCCGCTCCGACCGGTGACCTCACCGCGGAGCTGCAGCGCCGCGGCTGGACCGTGCGCACGCCCACGCTCGTCATGACCGCGGACCTGCCCACCGGTGGTGGGAGCGCCTCCGGCATCGCGCTCGACGCCGGCGTCGTCCTGGACGACGAGCCCGACGACGCGTGGCTGGCGGCCTACCAGGGGCGCGGCCCGGTCGGGCAGGCCGGGCGGCAGGTGCTGCTGTCCGCCGACGAGCAGGTCTTCGCGAGCGTGCGAGAGCGCAGCGTCGGGCGTGACGCGGGAGGCGAGGTGCTCGCGGTGGCGCGCGGGTCGCTCTCGGCCCACCCGGAGGGCGCCTGGCTGGGGCTGTCCGCCGTCGAGACGTCCCCGGCGCACCGCCGCCGGGGCCTGGCGCTGCGGGTCACGGGCGCGCTGCTGGCCTGGGGCGCCCAGCGCGGCGCCCGGGCGGCGTTCCTGCAGGTGGCGGTCTCGAACACCGCTGCCCGCGCCCTCTACGAGCGGGCGGGCTTCACCGCGCACCACGAGTACCGGTACCTCGTCGCGCCGTCCTGA
- a CDS encoding LLM class flavin-dependent oxidoreductase, whose amino-acid sequence MSSRVPLSVLDLAPVDRRSAPGRGARETLAASVELARAAERHGYRRVWYAEHHSMASIASSAPAVLVAHVAAHTSTIRLGAGGVMLPNHAPLTIAEQFGTLAAAHPGRIDLGLGRAPGSDGATSAALRRDPSAADTFPDDVLELQDLLAGTPRPDGVRAVPLALDDDGLPVPLYVLGSSLFGARLAAALGLPYAFASHFAPDALEQAMDLYRREFTPNGRPGALEAPHAIAAINVFAADDDATAREHALAARRQRAVALFGRSLRRGALPGGLDSADDAAFDAAADALLDAGASVHVEAMMRLAAVGTPDAVVAQLDAFAARVGADELITAHGAPTPQTRVRSVELVGSAVGSALAA is encoded by the coding sequence ATGAGCTCGCGCGTGCCGCTGTCCGTCCTCGACCTCGCCCCCGTCGACCGCCGGAGCGCCCCGGGCCGGGGCGCGCGCGAGACGCTGGCGGCGAGCGTGGAGCTGGCGCGGGCCGCGGAGCGCCACGGCTACCGGCGGGTCTGGTACGCCGAGCACCACAGCATGGCGAGCATCGCCTCCTCCGCGCCGGCGGTCCTCGTGGCGCACGTCGCGGCGCACACCTCCACCATCCGGCTGGGCGCGGGCGGGGTGATGCTGCCCAACCACGCACCGCTGACCATCGCCGAGCAGTTCGGCACGCTCGCCGCCGCTCACCCGGGCCGCATCGACCTCGGCCTGGGCCGCGCGCCCGGCTCGGACGGCGCCACGAGCGCGGCGCTGCGCCGCGACCCGTCGGCGGCCGACACCTTCCCCGACGACGTGCTGGAGCTGCAGGACCTGCTCGCCGGCACGCCCCGTCCCGACGGCGTCCGCGCGGTCCCCCTCGCCCTCGACGACGACGGCCTGCCCGTGCCCCTGTACGTCCTCGGCTCGTCGCTGTTCGGTGCGCGGCTGGCGGCGGCGCTGGGGCTGCCGTACGCCTTCGCGTCGCACTTCGCGCCCGACGCGCTCGAGCAGGCGATGGACCTCTACCGCCGCGAGTTCACCCCGAACGGGCGCCCGGGCGCGCTGGAGGCGCCGCACGCCATCGCCGCCATCAACGTCTTCGCCGCCGATGACGACGCCACCGCCCGCGAGCACGCGCTGGCCGCCCGCCGGCAGCGGGCCGTGGCCCTGTTCGGCAGGTCGCTGCGGAGGGGTGCTCTGCCCGGCGGCCTGGACTCCGCCGACGACGCCGCGTTCGACGCCGCCGCCGACGCGCTGCTGGACGCCGGCGCGTCCGTGCACGTCGAGGCGATGATGCGCCTGGCGGCCGTGGGGACGCCCGACGCCGTCGTCGCCCAGCTGGACGCCTTCGCCGCGCGCGTGGGCGCCGACGAGCTCATCACCGCCCACGGCGCGCCCACGCCGCAGACGCGGGTGCGCTCGGTGGAGCTGGTGGGCAGCGCGGTCGGCTCAGCCCTGGCGGCCTGA
- a CDS encoding GGDEF domain-containing protein → MWVWVLVLGAVGSVAYTALTGPFDAPVAAAVVYTALGALGLLGTAWGASRLPRRAALPWWCVTAVQLVWSAVDVRYLVLTTQGAYTGAPAAADAPYLLGYPPLLLAVLLLLRRARAARPRGAFADAAVLGTGVALLGWAVLVGPVLHSTPDDPRARVGAVLFLACDVVLTGLVVVLLASSSRASTSTWLALAAALAGLVGDSTYLVEGVVPSGVLTALSVGWTSGGALWAAAACHPSAGRAPERSNGEDFGRPRIVALVGGVALAPAVLVLDLVVGGGSSSVPAVVAASAMTLLVVGRLAVALSAAGASLAEREVMRRALEHQARHDGLTGLPNRSATVARIAAALDAAQHHGTQAGLLFVDLDGFKAVNDSRGHRAGDEVLRVVAARLAGCLRPGDVVGRLGGDEFVVVLDRLAGGEDAEDAVEALLAAGQRIVDVVAQPITVDGELFSVGASVGAALGGGAEQPTTPDALLHEADTAAYRAKASGRGRVELAETCSSGRQG, encoded by the coding sequence ATGTGGGTGTGGGTGCTCGTGCTCGGTGCGGTCGGCTCGGTGGCCTACACCGCGCTCACCGGGCCGTTCGACGCCCCCGTCGCCGCGGCCGTCGTCTACACGGCCCTCGGCGCACTCGGCCTGCTCGGCACCGCCTGGGGGGCGTCTCGCCTCCCGCGCAGAGCCGCCCTCCCGTGGTGGTGCGTCACCGCGGTGCAGCTGGTCTGGTCCGCCGTCGACGTCCGCTACCTCGTGCTCACGACCCAGGGCGCCTACACCGGCGCCCCCGCAGCAGCGGACGCGCCCTACCTGCTCGGGTACCCGCCGCTGCTGCTCGCCGTGCTGCTCCTGCTGCGGCGAGCCCGGGCCGCCCGACCGCGGGGGGCGTTCGCCGACGCCGCCGTGCTCGGCACGGGGGTCGCGCTGCTCGGGTGGGCGGTCCTCGTCGGTCCCGTGCTCCACAGCACCCCCGACGACCCCCGCGCCCGCGTCGGCGCGGTCCTCTTCCTCGCCTGCGACGTAGTGCTCACGGGGCTCGTCGTGGTCCTCCTCGCCTCCTCCTCGCGGGCCTCGACGAGCACCTGGCTGGCGCTCGCGGCAGCCCTGGCGGGGCTCGTCGGGGACAGCACCTACCTCGTGGAGGGCGTGGTGCCCAGCGGCGTCCTCACCGCCCTGTCCGTGGGGTGGACCAGCGGCGGCGCGCTGTGGGCGGCGGCCGCCTGCCACCCCTCGGCCGGCCGGGCCCCGGAGCGCTCCAACGGCGAGGACTTCGGCCGCCCCCGCATCGTGGCCCTCGTGGGAGGGGTCGCCCTGGCCCCGGCGGTGCTCGTCCTGGACCTGGTGGTCGGCGGGGGGTCGTCCTCCGTCCCGGCGGTCGTCGCCGCCAGCGCCATGACGCTCCTCGTGGTGGGACGCCTCGCCGTCGCGCTCAGCGCGGCAGGGGCCTCGCTCGCGGAGCGCGAGGTGATGCGCCGGGCGCTGGAGCACCAGGCGCGCCACGACGGCCTCACCGGCCTGCCCAACCGCTCGGCCACCGTCGCCCGCATCGCAGCAGCCCTGGACGCGGCCCAGCACCACGGCACCCAGGCAGGGCTGCTCTTCGTGGACCTCGACGGCTTCAAGGCCGTCAACGACTCCCGCGGGCACCGCGCCGGTGACGAGGTGCTGCGGGTCGTCGCGGCCCGGCTCGCCGGCTGCCTGCGACCCGGTGACGTCGTGGGCAGGCTCGGCGGCGACGAGTTCGTCGTCGTCCTCGACCGCCTGGCCGGCGGTGAGGACGCGGAGGACGCCGTGGAGGCCCTCCTGGCCGCGGGGCAGCGGATCGTCGACGTCGTCGCGCAGCCGATCACCGTCGACGGCGAGCTCTTCAGCGTGGGCGCCAGCGTCGGCGCGGCCCTCGGCGGAGGAGCCGAGCAGCCCACCACGCCCGACGCGCTGCTCCACGAGGCCGACACCGCCGCCTACCGGGCCAAGGCCTCCGGGCGCGGTCGGGTCGAGCTGGCCGAGACCTGCTCCTCAGGCCGCCAGGGCTGA
- a CDS encoding diguanylate cyclase domain-containing protein: MGGRTTWRPGFDERTLAVLGVVGAVAFVVLAGPVGSIAWSGVPYSAVGLFCCVATVVGIRRHRPRHATAWWLIAASHAVWSAADTVYYLLAAFGDLTFPTSADWLYVLGYLPLVVGAALLVRRARPHGQLGAVVDGAVVATGLLLVGWMLFVGPVVSSRGEDLLGHLVGGFYLGADVLLVALAAHLVASSVRLSRSSWLALAAIALLLVGDATYVFGSVLPGWAFTAMSLGWLLSNVAWSAAALHPSMVDLSDREAPAATGMTPRRSGVLLVAVLLAPATLAAEQVLDLEFDWAVATASAVMSVLVVLRMGMALRAASASLLAREEMRRALEHQAGQDALTGLANRSASTEHLARALAGARERRTAVGLLFVDLDGFKAVNDVHGHRAGDDVLREVAVRLSGTVRDGDRAGRLGGDEFVLVLTAVDDVDDVLAVAQRVVDGVAEPIVADGHVVVIGASVGAAVAGALSDAEELLHEADTAAYRAKALGRGRVELYDGVLRDADTARAAAEAELRERWPVTGLALDLHPVLTAAPGAPTTSASLRWTRGEGAQVDHAVLTAAAERTGRGRALGLWTLDEGLRQRGGSPVWLPLSPSHAASPTVLDDVAAALAAHGTAAEHLGVRTCGRSALASEAAVANLRALRRTGVRVVLKNLTAQATGLGQLSELPADVLLLRSDDLPGAAVLDLFVRGARTLGLDVVLDGPPRDDRADRLELADVVRALGVPVIGEAATTGTAVT; encoded by the coding sequence GTGGGGGGACGCACGACCTGGAGGCCGGGCTTCGACGAACGCACGCTCGCGGTGCTGGGCGTGGTCGGCGCGGTGGCCTTCGTCGTGCTCGCCGGGCCCGTCGGCTCCATCGCGTGGTCGGGGGTGCCCTACAGCGCCGTCGGCCTCTTCTGCTGCGTCGCGACGGTGGTCGGCATCCGCCGGCACCGGCCCCGGCACGCCACCGCCTGGTGGCTCATCGCTGCCTCGCACGCGGTCTGGAGCGCGGCCGACACGGTCTACTACCTGCTCGCCGCCTTCGGCGACCTGACCTTCCCCACGTCGGCCGACTGGCTGTACGTGCTGGGCTACCTGCCCCTCGTCGTCGGGGCGGCGCTGCTCGTGCGCCGCGCCCGGCCCCACGGCCAGCTCGGCGCCGTGGTGGACGGGGCCGTCGTCGCCACCGGTCTGCTGCTCGTCGGCTGGATGCTCTTCGTGGGCCCGGTGGTCTCCAGCCGCGGTGAGGACCTCCTGGGCCACCTCGTGGGCGGCTTCTACCTGGGTGCCGACGTGCTGCTCGTGGCCCTCGCGGCCCACCTGGTGGCCAGCTCGGTGCGGCTGTCGCGCAGCTCCTGGCTGGCGCTGGCGGCCATCGCGCTGCTGCTCGTGGGCGACGCCACCTACGTGTTCGGCTCGGTGCTGCCCGGCTGGGCCTTCACCGCGATGAGCCTGGGGTGGCTGCTGAGCAACGTCGCGTGGAGCGCCGCCGCGCTGCACCCGAGCATGGTCGACCTCTCCGACCGGGAGGCGCCCGCGGCCACCGGCATGACGCCGCGCCGCAGCGGCGTGCTGCTCGTGGCGGTGCTGCTGGCCCCCGCCACCCTCGCCGCCGAGCAGGTGCTCGACCTCGAGTTCGACTGGGCCGTCGCCACCGCCTCCGCGGTGATGTCCGTGCTCGTGGTGCTCCGCATGGGGATGGCGCTGCGCGCGGCGTCGGCCTCCCTGCTGGCGCGCGAGGAGATGCGCCGCGCCCTGGAGCACCAGGCCGGCCAGGACGCCCTGACAGGGCTGGCCAACCGCTCGGCCAGCACCGAGCACCTCGCCCGGGCCCTGGCCGGTGCCAGGGAGCGCAGGACGGCGGTGGGCCTGCTCTTCGTGGACCTCGACGGCTTCAAGGCCGTCAACGACGTCCACGGCCACCGCGCCGGCGACGACGTGCTGCGCGAGGTGGCCGTGCGCCTGAGCGGCACCGTGCGCGACGGCGACCGCGCGGGCCGCCTCGGCGGCGACGAGTTCGTGCTGGTCCTCACCGCTGTCGACGACGTCGACGACGTCCTCGCGGTGGCCCAGCGCGTGGTCGACGGCGTCGCCGAGCCGATCGTCGCCGACGGCCACGTCGTCGTCATCGGGGCGAGCGTCGGGGCCGCCGTGGCCGGCGCGCTCTCGGACGCCGAGGAGCTGCTGCACGAGGCGGACACCGCGGCCTACCGCGCCAAGGCCCTCGGACGCGGCCGGGTGGAGCTCTACGACGGCGTCCTGCGCGACGCCGACACCGCGCGCGCCGCGGCGGAGGCGGAGCTGCGCGAGAGGTGGCCGGTCACCGGCCTGGCCCTCGACCTCCATCCCGTGCTCACCGCGGCACCGGGAGCGCCCACGACCAGCGCCTCGCTGCGGTGGACGCGCGGCGAGGGGGCCCAGGTCGACCACGCCGTCCTCACCGCTGCGGCCGAGCGCACCGGCCGGGGCCGCGCGCTCGGGCTGTGGACCCTCGACGAAGGCCTGCGCCAGCGGGGCGGCTCGCCCGTGTGGCTGCCGCTGAGCCCCTCCCACGCGGCCAGCCCGACCGTCCTCGACGACGTCGCCGCCGCGCTGGCCGCCCACGGCACCGCAGCCGAGCACCTCGGCGTGCGCACCTGCGGCCGGTCCGCGCTGGCGTCGGAGGCCGCGGTGGCCAACCTGCGCGCGCTCCGGCGGACGGGCGTCCGCGTGGTCCTCAAGAACCTCACGGCCCAGGCGACGGGTCTCGGGCAGCTCAGCGAGCTCCCCGCGGACGTCCTGCTCCTGCGCTCGGACGACCTGCCCGGGGCCGCCGTGCTGGACCTCTTCGTGCGCGGAGCGCGGACGCTGGGCCTCGACGTGGTGCTCGACGGGCCGCCCCGTGACGACCGGGCGGACCGCCTGGAGCTGGCGGACGTGGTGCGGGCCCTCGGCGTCCCCGTCATCGGCGAGGCTGCGACGACGGGGACCGCGGTCACGTGA
- a CDS encoding LamB/YcsF family protein: protein MPAADPPRVDLNADLGEGFGRWSLTDDDALLDAVTSANVACGFHAGDPESVLAVCAAAAQRGVAVGAHPSYRDLVGFGRRYVDASRSELVADVLYQLGALAGLARAAGTRVSYVKPHGALYTTAAAGGPHGEAVVEAVRRFDPELPLVGLAGSPLLALARDSGLRTVPEAFADRGYTSAGELVDRRSAGALVTGSAEVAQRVVRLVTEGVVASVDGVDVAVDAASVCVHGDSPGAVDVARAVRAALEAAGVEVRAASS from the coding sequence GTGCCCGCTGCGGACCCGCCCCGCGTCGACCTCAACGCCGACCTCGGCGAGGGCTTCGGCCGCTGGTCCCTCACCGACGACGACGCCCTGCTCGACGCGGTGACCAGCGCCAACGTCGCGTGCGGCTTCCACGCCGGAGACCCGGAGTCCGTGCTCGCGGTGTGCGCGGCGGCCGCGCAGCGCGGGGTGGCGGTGGGTGCGCACCCCTCCTACCGCGACCTGGTCGGCTTCGGGCGCCGCTACGTGGACGCGAGCCGCTCCGAGCTCGTGGCCGACGTGCTCTACCAGCTGGGGGCGCTGGCGGGCCTGGCGCGCGCCGCCGGCACCCGCGTCTCCTACGTCAAGCCGCACGGGGCCCTCTACACCACCGCCGCCGCTGGCGGACCGCACGGCGAGGCGGTGGTGGAGGCCGTGCGCCGCTTCGACCCCGAGCTGCCCCTCGTGGGCCTGGCCGGGTCACCGCTGCTCGCCCTCGCGCGGGACTCCGGGCTGCGGACCGTGCCGGAGGCCTTCGCCGACCGCGGGTACACCTCCGCCGGCGAGCTGGTGGACCGGCGCTCGGCCGGCGCGCTCGTGACGGGGTCCGCCGAGGTCGCGCAGCGGGTGGTGCGGCTGGTCACCGAGGGCGTCGTGGCCTCCGTGGACGGCGTGGACGTCGCCGTGGACGCCGCGTCGGTGTGCGTCCACGGGGACTCCCCCGGCGCGGTGGACGTCGCCCGCGCCGTGAGGGCCGCGCTGGAGGCCGCCGGCGTCGAGGTCCGCGCCGCCTCCTCGTGA
- a CDS encoding carboxyltransferase domain-containing protein, with amino-acid sequence MRVLAAGTSAVLVELDDLAAVLALRAALQQHPLPGVVEVVPAARTLLLRWDARPAPGAGAVAAALAPLLGPAAGLAGAPRGDDERTVEVPVVYDGADLEEVSRLVGLPPGEVVHRHGATPWSVAFTGFAPGFAYLVGGDPALRVPRREVPRTRVPAGAVGLAGEFSGVYPRASPGGWQLLGRTDLAVWDAGREPPALLRPGTRVRFTPAAPGSPTPVRDHGRCAAPVTTGGSASLRLGGLEVLDPGRSALVTDLGRPGRAAVGVSRGGALDRAGLRAANRAVGGAAGAPALEAAGPLVVRSRGRTVVAVTGAVVVEVLRAAGSAGRRRVPLGVPVALDDGDVVTVHPPTAGAAAHLAVRGGVDAPHVLGSAATDVLSGLGPPPLRAGDVLAVAGPPWLDAAVPLLPQGRVGAPLPRPGTVTEIDVVLGPRDDWFTADALHLLQVQEWRVSEQSNRVGARLEGAAGLERREPGRELPSEPAVRGALQVPPSGQPVLFGPDHPVTGGYPVVACVADHHLDLAGQLPPGALVRFTALRARASRSR; translated from the coding sequence GTGAGGGTGCTGGCCGCCGGCACGTCCGCCGTCCTCGTCGAGCTCGACGACCTCGCCGCGGTCCTCGCCCTGCGCGCAGCGCTGCAGCAGCACCCCCTCCCGGGGGTGGTGGAGGTGGTGCCCGCCGCCAGGACGCTGCTGCTGCGCTGGGACGCCCGGCCCGCCCCGGGTGCCGGCGCCGTCGCGGCGGCCCTCGCCCCCCTCCTGGGCCCCGCCGCGGGGCTGGCCGGAGCGCCTCGGGGCGACGACGAGCGCACCGTGGAGGTCCCCGTCGTCTACGACGGCGCCGACCTGGAGGAGGTGTCCCGCCTGGTCGGGCTGCCCCCGGGTGAGGTGGTGCACCGCCACGGCGCGACGCCCTGGTCGGTGGCCTTCACGGGGTTCGCCCCCGGCTTCGCCTACCTCGTGGGCGGCGACCCTGCGCTGCGGGTGCCGCGCCGCGAGGTGCCCCGCACCCGTGTGCCCGCCGGGGCGGTGGGCCTGGCCGGGGAGTTCAGCGGGGTGTACCCGCGGGCCTCCCCCGGCGGGTGGCAGCTGCTGGGCCGCACCGACCTGGCCGTGTGGGACGCCGGCCGCGAGCCGCCGGCCCTCCTGCGCCCCGGCACCCGCGTCCGCTTCACGCCCGCTGCCCCCGGCTCGCCCACCCCCGTCCGTGATCACGGGCGCTGCGCGGCGCCGGTCACCACCGGTGGCTCAGCGTCGCTGAGGCTCGGCGGCCTGGAGGTCCTCGACCCCGGCCGCTCCGCGCTCGTCACCGACCTCGGCAGGCCCGGCCGCGCGGCCGTCGGCGTCAGCCGCGGCGGTGCGCTCGACAGGGCCGGCCTGCGCGCCGCGAACCGGGCGGTCGGCGGCGCGGCCGGTGCGCCGGCGCTCGAGGCCGCCGGCCCGCTGGTGGTCCGCTCGCGGGGGCGGACGGTGGTGGCGGTGACCGGCGCCGTCGTCGTCGAGGTCCTCAGGGCCGCGGGCAGCGCCGGCCGCAGGCGGGTGCCGCTGGGCGTGCCGGTGGCCCTGGACGACGGCGACGTGGTCACCGTCCACCCGCCGACCGCCGGCGCCGCCGCCCACCTGGCGGTGCGCGGCGGCGTCGACGCGCCGCACGTCCTCGGCAGCGCCGCCACCGACGTGCTGTCAGGTCTCGGGCCGCCGCCGCTGCGGGCCGGTGACGTGCTCGCCGTGGCGGGCCCGCCCTGGCTGGACGCGGCGGTGCCGCTGCTGCCGCAGGGGCGCGTCGGAGCGCCGCTGCCGCGCCCGGGGACCGTCACCGAGATCGACGTGGTGCTCGGACCCCGCGACGACTGGTTCACCGCCGACGCCCTCCACCTGCTGCAGGTCCAGGAGTGGCGGGTCAGCGAGCAGAGCAACCGCGTGGGGGCGCGGCTGGAGGGCGCCGCGGGCCTGGAGCGGCGCGAGCCCGGCCGGGAGCTGCCCAGCGAGCCGGCCGTGCGCGGTGCGCTGCAGGTGCCGCCCAGCGGGCAGCCGGTGCTGTTCGGCCCCGACCACCCCGTGACCGGGGGCTACCCCGTGGTCGCGTGCGTGGCCGACCACCACCTCGACCTGGCCGGGCAGCTGCCTCCGGGTGCCCTCGTGAGGTTCACCGCGCTGCGGGCGCGGGCGTCCAGGTCTCGCTGA